A part of bacterium genomic DNA contains:
- a CDS encoding helix-hairpin-helix domain-containing protein: MNIEIQNPHCKIQRKTGENGASLLLVLAILTVLAIIGSSFVYFMRTELVAASNFADRYKADYIAETGINNARLALISSLTTERGELAPYGTEPSSSSTAQFLTRMVSPGAKVRTVGLSLEQVTTVTNPKVNVVDEESKLNLLVACDTEKYSNHGGLDLKRFLNYRLDRAGFINASYLAETVAQKLYTAYYANQITSLDIVKTLVGDSVYNALADYLTIYSATPNVDKYNQKRADINSATAAQLYSKLTIALNPARAAQLAVNIVDFRDADSIPTLLTVQGTTYRGIEQMPYINEIMAYSLTPDEYGNDGQYIELYNPYHEEIVLDGWRIEGTFGSIDLFGTIPSRGYFIITDEYQDDAEYDGGTPDGYCFINNYGSVPNSQLVVNEHLSLSKTGDILRLYDANGNLIDEVRYSNAEKNISWEKNDPRIPDLFPKSGGTAFAQNQAYAPPFGAADESALAYISNLPFGGIGDLGYVGIPEPSIPWVTVSIDSESNGIRFADIIDFLSVNSESRLLGQVNINTAPVEVLMALPGMTAALAEEIVSHRTITGRFNLITDLTAIPGFCGRDNFDDDNDGIVDDENEKQIWFRQLADWITVRSNVFSIRSSGTAMKGTVPISTSSLLVVVDRSVQSGKILFRKRI, from the coding sequence ATGAACATAGAAATCCAAAATCCACACTGCAAAATCCAAAGGAAAACTGGCGAGAACGGTGCGTCGTTATTATTGGTATTAGCGATTCTAACCGTACTAGCGATAATCGGGAGTTCGTTTGTCTATTTTATGCGAACAGAATTGGTTGCAGCATCGAATTTCGCTGACCGATATAAAGCGGACTATATCGCAGAAACGGGAATAAACAATGCCCGGTTAGCGCTGATAAGTTCGTTGACCACAGAGCGGGGAGAATTAGCGCCGTATGGAACTGAACCGAGTAGTTCTAGTACCGCGCAATTTCTCACGCGCATGGTCTCTCCAGGAGCGAAAGTTCGTACCGTTGGATTAAGTCTAGAACAGGTTACTACTGTAACTAATCCCAAGGTTAACGTGGTTGATGAAGAAAGTAAGCTTAATTTGCTTGTTGCCTGTGATACCGAAAAGTATTCAAACCACGGGGGATTAGACCTGAAACGATTTTTAAACTATCGCCTTGACCGTGCCGGATTTATCAACGCTAGTTATCTAGCGGAAACGGTTGCACAGAAATTATATACCGCATATTACGCAAATCAGATAACTTCCCTGGATATCGTCAAAACGCTCGTTGGTGATTCAGTTTATAATGCGCTAGCGGATTATCTAACCATTTATTCTGCTACTCCCAATGTAGATAAATATAATCAGAAAAGAGCTGATATTAATTCAGCTACAGCGGCGCAACTATATAGTAAACTTACGATAGCATTAAATCCCGCCCGCGCGGCACAACTTGCAGTCAATATCGTTGATTTCCGCGATGCGGATAGTATCCCGACCTTATTAACTGTTCAGGGAACAACCTATCGTGGGATTGAACAGATGCCGTATATCAACGAGATTATGGCGTATTCATTAACTCCGGACGAATATGGAAACGATGGACAATATATCGAACTTTATAATCCGTATCATGAAGAAATAGTTCTCGATGGATGGAGAATAGAAGGAACTTTTGGGAGTATAGATTTGTTTGGCACAATCCCCTCGCGTGGATATTTTATTATCACTGACGAATATCAAGACGATGCGGAGTATGATGGCGGAACGCCAGATGGATATTGTTTTATAAATAATTACGGAAGTGTGCCGAATAGTCAACTGGTAGTGAATGAGCATTTAAGTTTATCAAAAACTGGGGATATCCTTCGGCTCTATGATGCTAACGGTAATTTAATTGACGAAGTGAGGTATTCGAACGCAGAGAAGAATATTTCTTGGGAAAAGAATGACCCGCGTATCCCTGATTTATTCCCCAAATCCGGTGGAACAGCGTTTGCACAAAATCAAGCTTATGCGCCGCCGTTTGGCGCCGCTGATGAATCCGCACTAGCGTATATTTCAAATCTACCTTTTGGTGGTATTGGCGATTTGGGGTATGTCGGGATTCCAGAACCGAGTATTCCGTGGGTGACTGTGAGTATTGATTCTGAATCGAATGGAATACGGTTTGCGGATATTATTGACTTTCTTTCCGTGAATTCTGAATCGCGATTGCTCGGTCAAGTAAATATTAACACCGCACCGGTAGAAGTTTTAATGGCGCTTCCGGGAATGACCGCAGCGTTAGCGGAAGAGATAGTTAGCCATCGAACTATTACGGGACGATTTAATTTGATAACTGATTTAACCGCGATTCCTGGATTCTGTGGTCGTGACAATTTCGATGATGACAATGATGGAATAGTCGATGATGAAAATGAAAAACAAATATGGTTTCGGCAGTTGGCAGATTGGATTACTGTCCGGTCGAATGTTTTCAGTATTCGTTCTTCAGGAACCGCAATGAAAGGTACGGTTCCAATATCAACCAGTTCTCTGCTAGTGGTGGTTGACCGGTCGGTTCAATCCGGCAAAATTTTATTTCGAAAACGGATTTAA
- a CDS encoding prepilin-type N-terminal cleavage/methylation domain-containing protein, protein MNCKPVSEMTCTFRISNSKGLTLTEVLIALAITAIIASAIYITFRTILGGYNKGKAQVTMAETARAALSRLTDDLRHTSVSTSQLFLVSNDSTSGKKGDGIDNDNDGRTDEEIRDGIDNDGDYNAGTDDLDGDGADLDDFHIDEDCTYDKDTIDFYTISGSHLVYYVDTSSRLMRKKDTTEDPVAFSVKEFNVLCWDTTTTVWHQSWNSGTTATKPKSVYIALTIEDESGQIIPHTYTTMVTLP, encoded by the coding sequence ATGAACTGCAAACCAGTATCTGAGATGACTTGCACATTCCGAATATCGAATTCAAAAGGATTGACATTAACAGAAGTGTTAATTGCGTTAGCGATAACCGCGATTATCGCCAGCGCAATCTATATTACATTCCGAACCATACTAGGCGGATATAATAAAGGAAAAGCGCAGGTGACGATGGCAGAAACTGCTCGGGCAGCACTTTCTCGGCTTACGGATGATTTACGCCATACATCAGTTAGTACTAGTCAGCTTTTTCTCGTTTCAAATGATAGCACTTCGGGGAAAAAAGGAGATGGTATTGATAATGATAACGATGGACGAACAGATGAAGAAATTCGAGATGGTATAGATAATGATGGTGACTATAATGCCGGAACCGATGATTTAGATGGAGACGGTGCTGACCTAGATGATTTCCATATTGATGAAGATTGTACCTATGATAAGGATACCATTGATTTCTATACCATTAGTGGAAGTCATCTTGTATATTATGTTGATACTTCGAGTCGTCTAATGCGCAAGAAGGATACTACGGAAGACCCGGTAGCTTTTTCGGTAAAAGAGTTTAATGTTCTCTGCTGGGATACCACAACAACGGTATGGCACCAGAGCTGGAATTCAGGTACGACCGCAACCAAACCGAAATCGGTATATATTGCGCTCACGATTGAAGATGAATCCGGTCAGATTATACCACATACATATACGACAATGGTAACATTGCCATGA
- a CDS encoding prepilin-type N-terminal cleavage/methylation domain-containing protein, with amino-acid sequence MKIKQRKGFTVTEVMVTLIIIGIATAAILYSYTRFIAGSAVDAAARDIKGTLDLARNFAIAVNSTHRVTFQLHDPNPGTSGVGNRQSFWIDRYALDTAGNPFWQKQVTDPRWVPDSVLITDVSDSTATYEYIEFYPDGTAQAKIIHLIGRNDNQSIATNFYSIEVYPSTAISKIYAHQKK; translated from the coding sequence ATGAAGATTAAACAGAGAAAAGGTTTTACCGTGACCGAAGTTATGGTCACGTTAATTATTATCGGGATTGCTACAGCAGCGATTCTGTATAGCTATACGCGATTTATTGCGGGGTCAGCAGTAGATGCTGCTGCTCGCGATATTAAAGGGACACTGGATTTAGCCCGAAATTTTGCAATTGCCGTTAACTCAACACATCGCGTAACATTCCAGCTCCACGACCCAAATCCGGGAACAAGTGGGGTTGGAAACCGGCAGAGTTTCTGGATTGACCGTTATGCACTAGATACCGCAGGGAATCCGTTTTGGCAGAAACAAGTCACTGACCCGAGATGGGTACCAGACTCGGTGCTCATAACCGATGTTTCTGATAGCACTGCCACGTATGAGTATATCGAGTTTTATCCTGATGGGACTGCTCAAGCGAAAATAATTCATCTTATCGGCAGAAATGATAACCAAAGTATAGCTACGAACTTTTATAGTATAGAAGTATATCCAAGCACAGCGATAAGTAAAATCTATGCGCATCAGAAGAAATAA
- a CDS encoding TolC family protein — MVNKILKILFQTKYCLYYCSLILAVYFPSNLSAGEPFSLEACIEYAISHNPELLSTKKDIAIAKSSLQLAKSAQLPTITGSVSYQDYEDLPIIVTSFGEFPMGWKETYDIQLSISQPLFTWGKISRSIQQAKYRVQLAQEAYRLKELEIIYQVKQAFYTVLLAREMVRVNEQSVAVAEAHLQHAQSHVRAGTVSNYEVLRAEVELANVKPELIKSENNLKLAYANLATILGWKEPSSLEITGRFEIPIGLDTTQTNRYTIATSIAFLNRPDWKIVLLTEKIDELAIPIAAAGTKPTVALAGIHDRKSSDWDSDIGGWNYYSYIMLGVTWSLYDGWATKSNVAIAQANREKTRWQKEQLALTIQLEVEQAILDLASAKEIIISQQKTIEQAKESLRLAQSRYQNGVGTHLEVLDAEVALTRAETNYAQALFNYGIAVAKLEKVTGTSRY; from the coding sequence ATGGTAAATAAAATCCTAAAAATACTATTCCAAACAAAGTATTGTTTATACTATTGTTCATTAATTCTTGCAGTTTATTTCCCATCGAATCTTAGCGCCGGAGAACCGTTTTCATTAGAAGCCTGTATAGAATATGCAATTTCGCATAATCCGGAATTATTGTCTACAAAAAAAGATATTGCAATTGCAAAATCGAGTTTACAGCTAGCGAAATCGGCACAATTACCAACCATAACCGGAAGTGTCAGCTATCAGGATTATGAAGATTTACCGATAATCGTCACTTCGTTTGGTGAATTCCCTATGGGTTGGAAGGAAACCTACGATATCCAACTGAGCATCTCGCAACCGCTGTTTACTTGGGGGAAAATCAGCAGGTCTATTCAACAGGCGAAATATCGGGTTCAACTTGCACAAGAAGCATATCGGTTGAAGGAATTAGAGATAATCTATCAGGTTAAGCAGGCATTTTATACTGTTTTATTAGCACGAGAGATGGTTCGCGTTAACGAACAGTCCGTTGCAGTAGCGGAAGCGCATTTACAACATGCACAGTCGCATGTTCGTGCTGGGACAGTATCGAATTATGAAGTACTCCGTGCTGAAGTTGAATTGGCTAATGTCAAACCAGAATTAATTAAATCGGAAAATAATTTAAAATTAGCGTATGCAAATTTAGCGACAATTTTAGGATGGAAAGAACCGAGTTCGCTTGAAATTACCGGCCGTTTTGAGATTCCGATTGGATTAGATACTACTCAAACGAATAGATATACTATCGCAACGAGCATAGCTTTTCTAAACCGACCGGACTGGAAAATCGTCTTATTAACTGAAAAGATAGATGAATTAGCCATACCGATAGCTGCTGCAGGAACGAAACCGACGGTTGCACTTGCTGGAATTCATGATCGGAAATCGTCGGATTGGGACTCGGATATCGGCGGTTGGAATTATTATTCATATATTATGCTTGGAGTAACGTGGTCACTCTATGACGGCTGGGCGACGAAATCGAATGTTGCTATTGCACAAGCCAATCGGGAGAAAACCCGATGGCAAAAGGAACAGTTAGCATTAACCATTCAACTTGAAGTAGAACAAGCAATATTAGATTTAGCCAGCGCAAAAGAAATCATTATCTCCCAACAAAAAACGATTGAACAGGCGAAAGAGAGCCTGCGATTAGCGCAAAGTCGATATCAAAATGGCGTTGGAACCCATTTAGAGGTTCTCGATGCAGAAGTTGCGTTAACTCGTGCAGAAACGAACTACGCGCAAGCGCTATTTAATTATGGTATCGCAGTCGCGAAACTCGAAAAAGTTACTGGGACTTCTCGTTACTAA
- a CDS encoding O-antigen ligase family protein — protein sequence MLAPKLLYYSFLGVFFFLPIATAPGVIFAVLAILIWLGSGLFWKEKSRWLHQPWFIPAVILMLLPWLGLLYSENLPYGLKIAKKSYLWFTGFALASVTFTEKENPKKLISAFLIGLAFNASVSILQNMPFFKGWLELLPLHFDFPVGFLDLTGHITLSLFLVFGILLLSFYFQRVTTRTFQSIIIAGIVLYFIDLILVQGRTGYLAFLFLSPILFSNVFGEKRRKLILFCILIIFILFAIAPPVQKRIQEVVNEVKQFQAGNPETSIGHRLYFWKGAWKICLTHPIIGVGTGDYGLEMKRLQAANVLPPISIEITHAHNTFLHLAVSFGIWSVFVLCWLLGILLKTGLKYRHTEIGFMVLIFSLIYIIGSFTDTLIYRHQTLYLFALIVGLQSALNYSPKQET from the coding sequence ATGCTTGCACCAAAACTGCTATATTATAGTTTCCTTGGTGTATTTTTCTTTCTGCCGATAGCTACTGCGCCTGGCGTGATATTCGCGGTTCTAGCGATTTTAATCTGGCTAGGTTCCGGACTTTTCTGGAAGGAGAAATCACGATGGCTACATCAGCCGTGGTTCATACCTGCAGTGATTTTGATGCTTCTACCTTGGCTGGGCTTGCTTTATTCGGAAAATCTACCGTATGGACTAAAGATAGCGAAAAAAAGCTATTTATGGTTTACAGGATTCGCTCTCGCTTCGGTAACCTTTACGGAAAAAGAGAACCCAAAGAAATTAATCAGCGCTTTTCTCATTGGGTTGGCGTTCAATGCGAGCGTTTCGATTCTGCAAAATATGCCATTTTTTAAAGGATGGCTAGAATTATTACCACTCCATTTTGATTTTCCGGTTGGATTTCTCGATTTAACCGGACATATTACCCTTTCGCTATTTCTCGTTTTTGGGATACTTCTCCTGTCGTTTTATTTTCAACGAGTAACCACACGAACTTTTCAATCTATCATCATTGCCGGGATAGTGTTATATTTTATCGACCTAATCTTAGTTCAGGGAAGAACCGGATATCTCGCTTTTCTGTTTTTAAGCCCGATATTATTTTCCAATGTATTTGGAGAAAAGCGACGGAAACTCATTTTGTTCTGTATCCTTATTATCTTTATTCTGTTCGCCATAGCACCACCAGTTCAGAAACGAATCCAAGAAGTAGTGAACGAAGTTAAACAATTTCAAGCCGGAAATCCAGAGACATCTATTGGACATCGGCTTTATTTTTGGAAAGGAGCATGGAAAATATGCCTAACGCATCCGATTATTGGAGTCGGTACCGGTGATTATGGACTTGAAATGAAACGACTGCAAGCTGCAAACGTTTTACCACCAATAAGTATTGAGATAACCCATGCCCATAATACTTTTTTACATCTTGCGGTATCATTTGGCATATGGAGCGTGTTTGTTCTATGTTGGCTATTAGGGATATTACTGAAAACAGGATTGAAATATCGCCATACTGAAATCGGATTTATGGTTTTAATTTTTTCCTTAATTTATATCATCGGCAGTTTCACTGATACCCTGATATATCGGCATCAAACGCTGTATTTATTTGCGCTCATCGTCGGATTACAATCCGCATTAAATTATTCACCGAAACAGGAAACTTAA
- a CDS encoding glycosyltransferase family 2 protein: protein MRPTISVIIVNRNTQPLLAECLAAVDTTIPPMTYETIVVDNGSRDGSVPFLKSREPQVRLIENKRNTGFAHAVNQAISVATGVYLLILNTDIILPATAVASMVTFMEQTPDAGIIGGQLLNTDGTNQQSIAPYPSLATELLNKSILRLLFPKKYYHKNSVYQAPVAVETLVGAAVLVRKTSIERIGLMDERFFLYFEETDWCRRFNQAGEKVYFLPTVKIEHKQGQSTPPSLKIRAQIEYYISRYKYFNKYHSTPTQILLYWGLITKLIVEIISNFLVSCVTLFLVKSSQNKMKTSWSILRWHWQGRPQNAGLSELE from the coding sequence ATGCGACCCACGATTTCTGTTATCATTGTCAATCGGAATACGCAACCGCTATTAGCTGAATGTTTAGCTGCGGTTGATACGACCATTCCGCCGATGACCTACGAAACGATTGTTGTTGATAACGGTTCAAGGGACGGAAGTGTTCCATTTTTAAAATCGAGAGAACCACAGGTTCGGTTGATTGAAAATAAACGGAATACAGGGTTCGCGCATGCGGTAAATCAAGCGATATCAGTAGCGACTGGGGTTTATCTGCTGATTCTCAATACGGACATTATTCTACCTGCTACTGCAGTAGCGTCAATGGTTACGTTTATGGAGCAAACTCCAGACGCTGGAATTATCGGCGGTCAACTGTTGAATACCGACGGTACCAACCAGCAGTCAATCGCGCCGTATCCTTCGTTAGCGACTGAGTTGCTCAATAAAAGTATATTACGCTTATTGTTCCCTAAGAAATACTACCATAAAAATTCGGTATATCAAGCTCCGGTAGCGGTTGAAACGTTGGTTGGCGCAGCGGTTTTAGTGAGAAAAACAAGCATCGAGCGGATTGGGTTGATGGATGAACGATTCTTTTTATATTTTGAAGAAACGGATTGGTGTCGTCGATTCAATCAAGCTGGGGAAAAAGTGTATTTTCTCCCTACGGTAAAAATTGAACATAAACAAGGACAAAGCACCCCGCCATCGCTTAAGATACGAGCGCAAATTGAATATTATATTTCGCGCTATAAATATTTTAATAAATACCATTCAACACCAACGCAAATACTGCTGTATTGGGGATTGATAACAAAACTGATCGTTGAAATTATCAGTAACTTTTTGGTTAGCTGTGTCACCTTGTTTTTAGTTAAATCGAGCCAAAATAAAATGAAAACGAGTTGGTCAATTTTACGTTGGCATTGGCAAGGGCGACCACAGAACGCTGGATTAAGCGAGCTAGAATAG
- a CDS encoding glycosyltransferase family 2 protein, translating to MRPVSVCIIAYNEADKIARCLQSVSWANEIIVVDSGSSDNTIEICKQYTDKIYHRDWTGYVDQKNYAMSLAKYDWVLSVDADEEVSPELSQEIQRLFQSEVNNFVGYNIPRLTYYLGKWIKHSGWYPDEQLRLFQKNKAKWVGRELHERIQVDGSIGRLNNVIYHYTYRDISEHLATINHFATLWVEEQVTYGKGKKPSAGRLVLHPVIKFIECYFWKRGFLDGKHGLIIAGFSAYYIFLRNVKLFERHLELGVKETRMTE from the coding sequence ATGCGACCGGTATCGGTGTGTATTATTGCCTATAACGAAGCAGATAAAATCGCCCGATGTTTGCAGAGCGTATCTTGGGCAAACGAGATTATTGTCGTTGATTCGGGTAGTAGCGACAACACAATCGAAATCTGCAAGCAATATACTGATAAGATATACCATCGGGATTGGACTGGATATGTTGACCAGAAGAATTATGCGATGTCGCTAGCGAAATATGATTGGGTTTTATCGGTTGACGCTGATGAAGAAGTCTCGCCAGAACTTAGTCAAGAGATTCAGCGGCTATTCCAGTCCGAAGTGAACAATTTTGTGGGATATAACATTCCGCGCTTAACCTATTATTTAGGGAAATGGATTAAACATAGTGGGTGGTATCCGGATGAACAATTGCGGTTATTTCAAAAAAATAAAGCGAAATGGGTTGGCCGTGAACTCCATGAACGGATACAGGTTGACGGTAGCATCGGACGGTTGAATAATGTCATCTATCACTATACATATCGCGATATCTCAGAACATCTTGCGACGATCAATCACTTTGCGACACTTTGGGTAGAAGAACAGGTAACGTATGGTAAGGGGAAAAAACCGAGCGCAGGGAGATTGGTTCTCCATCCGGTTATAAAATTTATCGAATGCTATTTCTGGAAACGAGGATTTCTTGATGGAAAACACGGGTTAATTATAGCCGGATTCTCGGCATATTACATTTTTTTAAGAAATGTGAAGTTATTCGAACGGCACCTGGAACTTGGAGTAAAGGAAACACGGATGACCGAATAA
- a CDS encoding glycosyltransferase family 4 protein, with protein MKSFTILHTESATGFGGQQIRILDELTGLSQKGYRMLLAAPESSRIYAEAKNRSIETFPVPFTRKTIASSFYKILSIIKRQEINIINTHSSRDSWPASVAAKISSRKPKLIRTRHMSYPIKNIGYNRLLYARLPDKIITTGEAIRQQMIETNYIPAEKIVSIPSGINLALFDRTKYNRIELRRKLGLKADELGIGCIALLIEYKGHKYLIDAIEKIRPNYPNIKVFIVGEGPLSDTLKQMITKKKLADRIQLLGFREDIPEVLAALDISVLPSIGTEGVPQVLVQSAAMELPIIATNVGAISEIVQDGINGYLISPRDSEGIAEKIIELISQPDRRQKMGLAGRAIVRDKFQLEQMLAKIETVYQSI; from the coding sequence ATGAAATCGTTCACCATCTTACATACAGAATCAGCGACTGGATTCGGTGGTCAGCAGATTCGTATTCTTGATGAACTAACTGGGTTAAGCCAAAAAGGATATCGGATGCTGCTTGCAGCGCCGGAATCTAGCCGAATCTATGCTGAAGCGAAAAACCGCAGCATTGAAACGTTCCCGGTTCCTTTTACGAGAAAAACGATTGCTAGTTCCTTCTATAAAATTTTATCCATAATCAAGCGGCAAGAAATAAATATTATTAATACGCATAGTTCTCGCGATAGCTGGCCAGCGTCAGTAGCAGCGAAAATCTCTTCTCGAAAGCCGAAATTAATCCGAACCCGGCATATGTCGTATCCGATTAAAAACATTGGGTATAATCGTCTTCTCTATGCGCGATTGCCAGATAAAATTATTACTACCGGAGAAGCGATTCGCCAGCAAATGATTGAAACCAATTACATTCCGGCCGAGAAAATTGTTTCTATTCCCAGCGGGATAAATTTAGCTTTATTCGACAGAACAAAATATAATCGCATTGAACTTCGGCGGAAGCTCGGATTAAAAGCGGATGAACTTGGTATCGGCTGTATCGCTTTATTGATTGAATATAAAGGACATAAATATCTCATTGATGCTATCGAAAAGATTCGACCGAACTATCCCAATATCAAGGTTTTCATTGTCGGAGAAGGTCCGTTATCAGATACCCTAAAGCAAATGATTACGAAAAAAAAGCTTGCCGACCGGATTCAGTTACTCGGATTTCGTGAAGATATCCCTGAGGTTTTAGCCGCACTCGATATATCCGTTTTGCCTTCGATAGGAACAGAAGGCGTTCCGCAGGTGTTAGTTCAATCCGCAGCGATGGAACTACCGATTATTGCCACTAATGTCGGTGCAATATCTGAAATTGTCCAAGATGGAATCAATGGATATCTCATATCCCCCAGGGATAGTGAGGGAATTGCCGAAAAGATAATCGAATTAATCAGCCAACCGGATCGTCGGCAGAAAATGGGATTAGCTGGTCGTGCAATAGTTCGCGATAAATTTCAGCTTGAACAAATGCTTGCAAAGATTGAAACGGTATATCAGAGCATTTAA
- a CDS encoding ABC transporter ATP-binding protein/permease, whose amino-acid sequence MVQRVLHYAWRYRGRIIIALISTAAISVLNALSIGTLQPFLDLLFPESGTTTLSLPKPIVHIFGDWLQQVSRYLITHRWQAFFIISGWLLIITALKGIFSYLQEYFSEYVSARTMFDIRTDLYEHLQGLSLRYFSKSSTGEMMSKLTYDVDLLGNIVTAVFGIAIREIVVILGLLVLLFILHWQLALISLILFPIGYYPVVQFGRRMRKRSSVLQQTRAEVNVVLQETISGVRVVKAFGMEQYESERFAQKAKKLFQQTMKVNRITALASPVMEFLGAVGVVITFWFGAYFVFKGQLTVGTFAAFLVALGSFYQPIRKLTEANNMLQRGLAGAQRVCEILDTPSDIKEHPEAKPLLRMHDCIEFKNVSFAYDKEPILHNINLTVKKNQIVAIVGASGVGKTTLVNLLPRFYDITDGAIEIDGQDIRLVTIKSLRDQFGIVTQETILFDDTVFNNIAYGQKEFDRNKVIAAAKLAHADEFIQRLPQGYETRIGERGFTLSGGERQRIALARAILKDPAILILDEATSALDTESERLIQEALDGLMRNRTTFIIAHRLSTVMRADVIIVLDEGKIVEQGTHTELLQKNGVYANLYRCQFTT is encoded by the coding sequence ATGGTACAACGTGTTCTCCATTACGCCTGGCGATATCGCGGTCGGATTATCATTGCATTGATTAGCACCGCCGCAATCTCGGTTCTAAATGCGTTATCGATCGGAACGCTCCAACCATTTCTCGACCTATTATTTCCCGAATCCGGCACAACAACGTTATCTCTTCCAAAACCAATAGTGCATATTTTCGGCGACTGGTTACAGCAGGTTAGCCGATATCTGATTACCCACCGCTGGCAAGCGTTTTTTATAATTAGCGGCTGGCTATTAATCATTACTGCTTTGAAAGGGATATTTTCTTATCTTCAAGAGTATTTCAGTGAATATGTTAGCGCAAGAACGATGTTTGATATTCGAACGGATTTATATGAACATCTCCAGGGATTGTCGTTACGGTACTTCAGCAAATCATCTACCGGCGAGATGATGTCAAAACTAACCTATGACGTAGATTTACTGGGGAATATCGTTACCGCAGTTTTTGGGATTGCAATTCGCGAGATTGTCGTTATCCTAGGGTTGTTAGTTCTTCTCTTCATCCTCCACTGGCAACTCGCGCTGATTTCGTTAATCCTATTTCCTATTGGGTATTATCCGGTAGTTCAATTTGGGCGACGTATGCGGAAACGGAGTTCGGTATTGCAACAAACTCGTGCTGAAGTCAATGTGGTTCTGCAAGAGACAATTTCTGGAGTCCGTGTCGTAAAAGCATTTGGTATGGAACAATACGAATCGGAACGGTTTGCGCAGAAAGCGAAAAAGCTATTTCAGCAGACGATGAAAGTGAATCGAATAACGGCGTTAGCCTCACCAGTGATGGAGTTTCTCGGTGCTGTTGGGGTCGTTATTACATTCTGGTTTGGCGCATATTTTGTTTTTAAAGGACAGCTGACTGTAGGAACATTTGCTGCATTTTTAGTTGCGCTCGGCTCGTTCTATCAACCTATCCGCAAGCTTACCGAAGCGAATAATATGCTGCAGCGGGGATTAGCTGGAGCCCAGCGGGTATGTGAAATCCTTGATACTCCATCGGATATAAAAGAGCATCCGGAAGCGAAACCATTATTACGCATGCACGATTGCATTGAATTCAAAAATGTATCGTTTGCGTATGATAAGGAGCCAATCCTACACAATATCAATTTAACCGTTAAAAAGAACCAAATTGTTGCTATCGTTGGCGCGAGCGGAGTCGGCAAAACCACGCTGGTTAATCTTCTTCCCCGATTTTATGACATCACTGATGGAGCTATCGAAATAGACGGTCAGGATATCCGGCTTGTAACCATCAAATCGTTACGTGACCAGTTCGGAATTGTTACGCAGGAAACGATTCTGTTTGACGATACAGTGTTTAACAATATCGCTTATGGACAGAAAGAGTTTGATAGAAATAAGGTGATTGCTGCGGCGAAACTTGCGCATGCGGATGAATTTATCCAGCGCTTACCGCAAGGATATGAGACAAGAATCGGAGAACGCGGGTTCACGTTATCCGGCGGAGAACGGCAACGGATCGCATTAGCGCGTGCGATTCTCAAAGACCCGGCTATCCTGATTTTAGATGAAGCGACTTCAGCGCTGGACACCGAATCCGAACGGTTAATTCAAGAAGCGTTAGATGGTCTGATGCGAAATCGAACAACGTTTATCATTGCGCATCGTTTATCTACGGTTATGCGAGCGGATGTCATTATCGTACTTGATGAAGGGAAAATCGTTGAACAAGGAACGCATACCGAATTGCTACAAAAAAATGGGGTGTATGCGAATTTATATCGCTGTCAGTTTACCACATAA